Within the Prevotella scopos JCM 17725 genome, the region TGGATGAACCCTACTACAGGGAATTGGTTGATAAGGTGCAAGAGGAGTATGAGAAGTATGAGAATGAGACTTGCTATCCGCCAGAAGATAAGATTTTCAATGCCTTTAATCTTTGTCCTTTTGATAAGGTAAAGGTTGTCATTATGGGGCAGGATCCTTATTTCAATCCTGGTCAGGCTATGGGGCTGAGTTTTTCCGTGCCTGACGGTGTAAAGCTTCCGCCATCATTGAAGACTCTATATAGGGCACTTGGGATTAATCTCAATGGGATTAATCAGCCTTCGGGAGACCTTACACGCTGGGCTGAACAAGGTGTGTTGTTGTTGAATACGGTATTGACTGTGCGTGAGAAGCAAGCTAAAAGTCATCATAAATACAAGTGGCAGCTTTTTACGGATGCTGTTGTAAGGGCATTGAATAAAGAGCGTGAGCATATTGTCTTTATGTTATGGGGACGCATAGCGCAACGAAAGGAACGTTTTATACGTACGGATAATGGCAGGCATATGGTACTAAAGGCAGTGCATCCGGTAGCTCGACGTTATGGAGGATGGGATGGAAAAGAACATTTCACGTGCTGCAACAATTATTTAATTGAGCATAAAATTGCGCGTGTTGACTGGATGATCGTGAGTGAAAAGTTGACGAGTGAATAAGTTTATGAGTTTTCGAGTTGCTTACTTAAAAGAGTATAAGGTGTAATTACCATATAAGGCTTATAGGACTAAGATAGTTTGATTGCCTAATTAAAGCTTTAAAATCATGTCAGGAGGGAATTATTTACGTGTAGAGAAATAATTATTTTCACGATAAAAAATATTTCTTTTCATGATAATAAATATTTTTCTTCATGAAAATAATTTGGAAAGGAGTTCCGTTTTAGTGAGGAGATGCTGTTGGGTGAACAGCAAAACATAGTTGAAAATGAAATAATTTAGCGTTAATAAAGATGGGTAGTACGTATGATCATATTTTTATGGTGGGCGATGTGCTTGTTTCACCAGATATAATCAATGTGAAGTTTTGCTGTGACCTCGATAAGTGTCATGGTCAATGCTGTATTGAAGGAGATGCTGGCGCACCTGTGACCTTGGACGAGACAATGGAGATAGAGAATGTCCTTGATACAGTTTGGGGTGATTTGTCAGCCTCTGGGCAAGCTGTTATAGATAAACAGGGTGTCGCTTACACCGATGAAGAAGGCGAATTGGTGACGAGTATCGTTGGCGGTAAGGACTGCGTCTTCACTTGTTATGAGAACGGATGTTGTCTTTGTGCGCTGGAACGTTCTTATCGTAATGGTAAGACAGGCTTTGTAAAGCCCATTTCTTGTTCGTTGTATCCCATTAGAGTGAAAGACTTTGGTAATGGTACTTGTGGTATTAATTACCATCACTGGCGCATCTGTGCTGATGCAAGAAAAAAAGGAGAAGAACTAAATCTTCCCCTTTATAAGTTTTTGAAGGAACCCCTTACGCGTAGATTTGGTAAGGAGTGGTATGATGAATTGTGTGAGGTAGCTCTTCAGTTAACAAGTGAACAAGTTGACGAGTAGACAAGTTGAGGAGTTAACCAGTTGCTTGGTCAAGGGATAATTCTCTTTGCTGTATATCGGTATTAACTTGTTTACTCGTTTACTCGTCAACTTGTCAACTCTTCCTAAACTTCGAGGGACTCATGCCCACATGTTCCTTAAAGTATTTACCCAAAAAGCTCTGATTAGCGAAGTTTAGCTCATCAGCAATCTGCTTAATGCTCATCGTACTGTTTCTAAGCATCACTCGCAACTCACGTGTTACGTAGGAGTCAATCCAGTCGCTTGGTGTACGTCTGCTGACAGTGCGTACGGTTTCAGAGAGATATTTCGATGTGATACACAACTGTTGAGCATACCAGCTGACACGTCTTTCTGTGCGATAGTTCTTTTCCACTGCTTGTATGAAATCGCGGAAGATAACCTCAGCACGTGTCTGCATTTCGTCACCTACTTGTTGGAATTGATAGATGATGTTACTCATGTCGATGATTAATGCTTTTAGCATCGTCACCACCAACTCACGACGGAAGCGGTGACCAACATCAGCAATTTTTTCTTTGATATGTTCTATGTCGTTTTCTAATGCCTTGGTCTGATTGTCGTCAAGGTGGAAAACAGGGTGAGTTCTTGCGAAAAGGAAGAGAGGAGATAGTTCGTGAATACCGCTAACAATATTTTGGAAGAAATTATATGACATAATGAGTGCAATACCCTTGCAATTATCAGATAGCTTGTAATCGGCAACAACCTGTTCTTCGCTGATAATAATGACGTCTCCTGCACTTACTTCATGCATCTTTGTGTCAACGGTATATTGTGCATGACCACTCGTACAGAGGGCTAAGAAGAGTGCTTTCATGCGAGAAGGACTGTTAGGTAATGGTACTTTCGTGATATCCTCAAAGAGAATAAGATCATTATCTATAGATTTTCCTTCTGGACATACTATTTTCGCTTGAGGTACATTAACTTCTAGAAGTCTTATCTTTCTGTTCATTTTCCATTTGTTTAGAAGATGCAAATATACTCATTTATTTCTTCTTTTGAAAAGCTTATGTGTGAAAAAGAATAACATTAGTGGGCTTCTAATTTATAATTGTTTATAATAGTTGAAAATTAGCGTATAAGAAAACTCCCTTTTCACACAAATGGTGAGAAAGGGAGTTTTTATCTCATTAGCTTAAGAAGCTATTTTAATTTGCTTTGATAAGCTTTATGCATCAATATTAGCGTAGGTAGCATTCTTCTCGATGAACTCACGACGTGGCTCAACATCGTCGCCCATCAGCATAGAGAAGATTTCATCTGCGTCAGCAGCATTCTCAATTGTTACCTGCTTCAAGAGTCGTGTCTTTGGGTCCATAGTTGTTTCCCAAAGCTGCTCTGGATTCATTTCACCAAGACCTTTGTAGCGCTGAGTGTGGATAGTCTTACCATCCTCATTGCCATTCGCATACTTGTCGATGAAAGCCTGACGCTGCTGTTCAGTGTAGCAGTATTCGCTAACCTTCTTATATGTGCACTTATAGAGTGGTGGTGTAGCAATATACAAGTGTCCTTGCTCGATAACCTTTGGCATATAGCGATAGAAGAGCGTCATGATCAGTGTGTCGATGTGAGAACCATCGACATCGGCATCGGTCATGATGATAATCTTGTCATAGCGAAGTTTATCTGTGTTTGCCTCAAAGTCGCCCTCATCTTCAACACCGAAGCGTACACCAATAGACTGAATAATGTTCATTACAGACTCAGCCTCGAAGACACGATGGCGTTGCACCTTCTCTACGTTCAGAATCTTACCACGGAGAGGAAGGATGGCCTGTGTGTAGCGGTCGCGTCCCTGCTTAGCTGAACCACCCGCAGAATCACCCTCGACGAGGAAGATTTCGCAATCCTTAGGGTCTTTGTTAGAGCAGTCAGCTAACTTACCAGGCAAGCCGCCACCGCTCATCACGTTCTTACGCTGTACACTTTCACGTGCTTTGCGTGCAGCAACACGAGCTGTAGCGGCAAGGATAACCTTGTTACAAATCATCTTTGCCTCGTTAGGATGCTCCTCCAGGTAATCGGTCAGTGCTTCACCAACAGCCTGCTGAACAGCGCCAGACACCTCACTATTACCAAGTTTCGTCTTTGTCTGACCTTCAAATTGTGGCTCTGCTACCTTGATAGAGATAACCGCTGTCAAGCCTTCACGGAAGTCTTCACCAGCAATCTCAATCTTAGCCTTCTCCAACTGCTTAGAAATCTGTGGGTCATTGTCAGCGTATGTCTTCAATGTACGTGTCAATGCTGCACGGAATCCCTGCAGGTGCGTACCACCCTCGATGGTGTTGATATTGTTAACGTATGAATGGATATTCTCTGTATAATCAGTATTGTACATCACAGCCACTTCGATAGGGATGTTCTGCTTCTCAGTCTTGAGATAGATAACATCATCGAAGAGATGCTGACGATGGCGATCAACGTAACGAACAAACTCCTTCAAACCATCCTTAGCATGGAAGACCTCAGTGCGTGTCTTGCCTGTTTCAGAATCTGGGCGAAGGTCAGTAAGCGTAATCTTAATACCTGCATTCAGATAAGCCAATTCGCGCATACGACGTGCTACGATAGCCCATTGGAAAACGGTAGTACTAAAAATCTCTGGGTCTGGCCAGAATTGCTGACGTGTACCAGTTTTATCGGTCTCGCCAACAACCTTTACAGGGTAGAGAGGCTTCCCCTTCTCATACTCCT harbors:
- a CDS encoding DUF3109 family protein translates to MGSTYDHIFMVGDVLVSPDIINVKFCCDLDKCHGQCCIEGDAGAPVTLDETMEIENVLDTVWGDLSASGQAVIDKQGVAYTDEEGELVTSIVGGKDCVFTCYENGCCLCALERSYRNGKTGFVKPISCSLYPIRVKDFGNGTCGINYHHWRICADARKKGEELNLPLYKFLKEPLTRRFGKEWYDELCEVALQLTSEQVDE
- a CDS encoding AraC family transcriptional regulator, with amino-acid sequence MNRKIRLLEVNVPQAKIVCPEGKSIDNDLILFEDITKVPLPNSPSRMKALFLALCTSGHAQYTVDTKMHEVSAGDVIIISEEQVVADYKLSDNCKGIALIMSYNFFQNIVSGIHELSPLFLFARTHPVFHLDDNQTKALENDIEHIKEKIADVGHRFRRELVVTMLKALIIDMSNIIYQFQQVGDEMQTRAEVIFRDFIQAVEKNYRTERRVSWYAQQLCITSKYLSETVRTVSRRTPSDWIDSYVTRELRVMLRNSTMSIKQIADELNFANQSFLGKYFKEHVGMSPSKFRKS
- the gyrB gene encoding DNA topoisomerase (ATP-hydrolyzing) subunit B, with amino-acid sequence MAENPENENNYSASNIQVLEGLEAVRKRPAMYIGDISEKGLHHLINETVDNSIDEAMAGYCQNIEVTINEDNSITVEDDGRGIPVDMHEKLHKSALEVVMTVLHAGGKFDKGSYKVSGGLHGVGVSCVNALSTHMKSQVFRDGKIYQQEYEKGKPLYPVKVVGETDKTGTRQQFWPDPEIFSTTVFQWAIVARRMRELAYLNAGIKITLTDLRPDSETGKTRTEVFHAKDGLKEFVRYVDRHRQHLFDDVIYLKTEKQNIPIEVAVMYNTDYTENIHSYVNNINTIEGGTHLQGFRAALTRTLKTYADNDPQISKQLEKAKIEIAGEDFREGLTAVISIKVAEPQFEGQTKTKLGNSEVSGAVQQAVGEALTDYLEEHPNEAKMICNKVILAATARVAARKARESVQRKNVMSGGGLPGKLADCSNKDPKDCEIFLVEGDSAGGSAKQGRDRYTQAILPLRGKILNVEKVQRHRVFEAESVMNIIQSIGVRFGVEDEGDFEANTDKLRYDKIIIMTDADVDGSHIDTLIMTLFYRYMPKVIEQGHLYIATPPLYKCTYKKVSEYCYTEQQRQAFIDKYANGNEDGKTIHTQRYKGLGEMNPEQLWETTMDPKTRLLKQVTIENAADADEIFSMLMGDDVEPRREFIEKNATYANIDA
- the ung gene encoding uracil-DNA glycosylase, translated to MEWILEESWREKLKDEMDEPYYRELVDKVQEEYEKYENETCYPPEDKIFNAFNLCPFDKVKVVIMGQDPYFNPGQAMGLSFSVPDGVKLPPSLKTLYRALGINLNGINQPSGDLTRWAEQGVLLLNTVLTVREKQAKSHHKYKWQLFTDAVVRALNKEREHIVFMLWGRIAQRKERFIRTDNGRHMVLKAVHPVARRYGGWDGKEHFTCCNNYLIEHKIARVDWMIVSEKLTSE